One window of Dehalobacterium formicoaceticum genomic DNA carries:
- a CDS encoding VOC family protein — MVGVEIDMVVTDSIKALALYESIFDVVPVEVTNYAQGMNEAVFTMYGTRFHLLDENPEYQLTAPKEGDAKPMWVNVLVADIKDTFGRAIDAGCSEVQPVTELADFGVSNAIFSDPFGYVWLLHQIHREVSFEERSRIFEEQMKAGKE, encoded by the coding sequence ATGGTTGGTGTTGAAATTGATATGGTTGTAACAGACAGCATCAAGGCACTGGCGCTTTATGAGAGTATTTTTGATGTGGTTCCCGTTGAGGTGACGAATTACGCGCAAGGTATGAACGAGGCAGTTTTTACTATGTATGGCACGAGGTTCCACCTGCTGGATGAAAATCCGGAGTACCAGTTGACTGCTCCTAAGGAAGGTGACGCAAAGCCCATGTGGGTCAACGTTCTGGTAGCGGACATCAAGGACACCTTTGGCAGAGCCATTGACGCCGGATGCTCGGAGGTTCAGCCTGTCACCGAACTTGCAGATTTTGGAGTGAGCAATGCCATATTTTCCGATCCCTTCGGCTACGTGTGGTTGCTTCACCAAATTCACCGCGAAGTCAGCTTCGAAGAGCGAAGCCGAATTTTTGAAGAGCAAATGAAAGCCGGAAAAGAATAA